In the genome of Qipengyuania seohaensis, one region contains:
- a CDS encoding glycosyltransferase family 2 protein: MVAKNADETIGAALKSATDQTVQEIEIVVVDDGSSDRTRAIARTHAKSDFRIKIFAGPAGGLAAARNYSLGCARAPWAAILDSDDLLHPRHLEFLLDAVRTRHADLIAANMIEFGEQGGKRQSKLFLEGTTNSTIAEVSECQFVESGTMGFGGPSLGFLKPMISLKFLEKHGVAYDPTLRIGEDYDLIARMLQQGARYTLTPRPTYFYRKHANSTSHRLSIGDIDALIQAARDPAASENAVLKQALKRRKTSLIDAKRHLLLVNMFKDRKFLEGVIYALQHPRTLFQLAGSIKQGILRRIQERVFQGRGRTFKMSHPNALIIGPLTEGTETYLAATTLMKNGYRVVCKDIFHWSSATELSDQLPTFDVILLGCEVADEIAPYALSPDAVWMTRKLAADGRNKFVGLQNVHRGKLTGSG, from the coding sequence ATGGTGGCGAAAAACGCCGACGAGACCATTGGTGCAGCACTCAAATCGGCCACGGACCAAACCGTGCAGGAAATTGAAATTGTGGTCGTAGACGATGGTTCGTCGGACAGGACTCGCGCGATTGCGCGTACACATGCCAAAAGTGACTTCAGGATAAAGATTTTTGCCGGGCCGGCTGGCGGCTTGGCAGCCGCTCGCAATTATAGCCTCGGATGCGCCAGAGCACCTTGGGCCGCGATCCTGGATAGCGATGATCTGCTTCATCCCAGGCATCTCGAATTTTTGCTCGATGCTGTTCGGACAAGACATGCCGATTTGATTGCTGCGAATATGATCGAATTCGGCGAACAAGGGGGAAAGCGGCAATCCAAGCTTTTTCTCGAAGGAACGACAAACTCGACCATAGCAGAGGTGAGCGAATGCCAATTCGTGGAATCTGGTACCATGGGGTTTGGCGGACCGTCGCTCGGGTTTCTCAAGCCCATGATCTCTTTAAAATTTCTGGAAAAGCATGGCGTCGCTTATGACCCGACGTTGCGGATCGGCGAAGACTACGACCTCATAGCCCGGATGTTGCAACAAGGCGCGCGATACACGTTAACGCCGCGTCCAACCTATTTCTACCGCAAGCACGCCAATTCCACTTCACATCGTTTGTCGATCGGTGACATCGATGCTCTCATACAAGCTGCACGCGATCCGGCTGCCTCAGAAAACGCCGTGCTGAAGCAAGCCCTTAAAAGGCGTAAAACGAGCTTGATAGACGCAAAGAGGCACCTGTTGCTCGTCAATATGTTCAAGGATCGCAAATTCCTGGAGGGAGTGATCTACGCACTGCAGCACCCCCGAACTCTGTTTCAGCTTGCCGGCAGTATAAAACAGGGAATTTTGCGCCGTATTCAGGAGAGGGTATTTCAAGGTCGAGGGCGAACCTTCAAGATGTCTCACCCAAATGCCCTTATCATCGGCCCACTCACAGAAGGCACCGAAACCTACTTAGCTGCCACAACTCTTATGAAAAATGGCTACCGCGTCGTTTGCAAGGACATCTTCCATTGGTCATCGGCGACCGAACTCTCCGACCAGCTACCCACATTCGACGTCATCTTGCTTGGATGTGAAGTCGCTGACGAGATAGCTCCCTACGCCCTTTCTCCTGACGCTGTCTGGATGACGAGAAAATTAGCGGCGGACGGGCGAAACAAGTTTGTCGGATTACAGAACGTACATCGGGGCAAATTGACAGGCAGCGGTTAA
- a CDS encoding glycosyltransferase family 2 protein produces the protein MDGNILAIVPCLNEARHLPRLLRQLASEPLCSRIVVADGGSTDGSREIVQAMRHLFPKIDLMDNPKLIQSAGVNLAVEKFGANYAFFVRLDAHCRYPHGYIRTLVESAKATKSDSVVVPMLTSGTQGFSKAAAAAQNSRLGNGGAAHRNLGEGGFVDHGHHALMRIAAFEKVGGYDENMPCNEDAELDMRLASIDAAIWLEPKAAIIYFPRESPIALWRQYFRYGRGRAQTAIRHRSPLRIRQLVPLMVPPAILLALLSPLGWICLALPALGWTSICQLWALNLAARRRDLMMAFSGAAAMIMHTAWSFGFIWEWLANSMSKRSQTSTGMPSEQKSF, from the coding sequence GTGGATGGAAATATCCTCGCGATCGTGCCTTGCCTGAATGAGGCACGACATTTGCCAAGGTTGCTTCGGCAACTGGCCAGCGAACCGCTTTGCTCCCGTATAGTGGTGGCTGACGGCGGAAGCACGGACGGCTCGCGCGAAATCGTGCAGGCCATGCGGCACCTCTTTCCCAAGATCGATTTGATGGACAATCCCAAATTAATCCAAAGTGCGGGTGTCAATCTCGCTGTCGAGAAATTTGGCGCAAATTATGCCTTCTTCGTTCGTCTCGATGCCCACTGTCGTTACCCTCACGGCTATATTCGCACACTTGTAGAAAGTGCCAAGGCTACGAAGTCGGACTCCGTGGTCGTGCCAATGCTTACATCGGGCACGCAAGGATTCTCGAAAGCCGCCGCGGCAGCGCAGAATTCACGCCTCGGCAACGGCGGCGCGGCGCATAGAAACTTAGGAGAGGGCGGTTTTGTGGACCACGGCCATCACGCCCTTATGCGCATCGCAGCTTTTGAAAAGGTGGGTGGGTATGACGAGAACATGCCTTGCAACGAGGACGCGGAACTCGACATGAGATTGGCCTCGATCGATGCCGCCATCTGGCTCGAGCCCAAAGCAGCCATAATCTATTTTCCACGCGAATCTCCGATAGCCCTGTGGCGCCAGTATTTCCGTTACGGGAGGGGGCGTGCGCAGACCGCCATCCGCCATCGAAGCCCCTTGCGTATCCGGCAGCTTGTTCCGCTGATGGTGCCGCCTGCAATCCTTCTCGCGCTGCTTTCCCCGCTGGGCTGGATATGTCTCGCGCTACCTGCCCTTGGTTGGACGTCGATCTGTCAGCTCTGGGCCCTGAACCTCGCAGCGAGACGACGGGACCTGATGATGGCTTTCTCGGGAGCCGCGGCGATGATCATGCATACTGCCTGGTCCTTCGGGTTTATATGGGAATGGCTGGCCAATTCGATGTCAAAGAGATCACAGACCTCGACCGGAATGCCTTCTGAGCAAAAAAGCTTTTAA
- a CDS encoding glycosyltransferase family protein — MTYARPASEIPMIAYLVHDLNDAAVARRVEGFSAGGAQVIVAGFYRREAVETVSGAPAITLGQTHDARLGQRALLVAKAMVFRNALVKAIADCTIIVARNLEMLTLARSIAKKHQTIVYELLDIHRTLLGTGLLSTFVRNVEKKALRSTAATIVSSDAYRHKYLKAVQRHHGPVILVENKVSRGDAGANSPAKAQLQAPWRIGWFGMLRCRRSLDLLCEAAARSNGRIEVVLAGIPSLTEFEDFYGQVEHAEGVKFAGSYSTDELPELYSSVNFAWCIDFFEEGLNSAWLLPNRLYEALSHAVIPVALVGTQTGHWLGRAGVGLCLSVAEDIAGVMNSMDGSKLATLRKQISRLDPGTYAFSQSDHESLVRQLAAAG; from the coding sequence TTGACCTATGCCCGGCCAGCCTCCGAAATCCCGATGATTGCCTATCTGGTGCACGACCTGAACGATGCCGCGGTGGCGCGGCGCGTCGAAGGCTTTTCGGCAGGTGGTGCACAAGTCATAGTAGCCGGCTTTTATCGCCGAGAGGCGGTCGAGACTGTTTCCGGAGCTCCGGCCATAACACTGGGACAGACCCACGATGCTCGGCTCGGCCAACGCGCCTTGCTTGTCGCGAAAGCGATGGTTTTTCGAAACGCACTTGTGAAAGCAATCGCCGACTGCACCATTATCGTGGCGCGAAACCTTGAGATGCTCACCCTGGCGAGAAGCATTGCGAAAAAGCACCAGACAATCGTTTACGAATTGCTGGACATACATCGCACCCTGCTCGGCACGGGACTGCTTTCCACCTTCGTACGCAATGTCGAAAAAAAAGCGCTTCGCAGCACCGCAGCGACAATCGTCAGCTCCGACGCCTACCGCCACAAATACCTCAAGGCGGTTCAGCGACATCATGGACCGGTCATTCTCGTCGAGAACAAGGTGTCTCGCGGCGATGCTGGGGCCAACTCTCCCGCCAAAGCGCAGCTGCAAGCGCCGTGGCGGATCGGCTGGTTCGGCATGTTGCGTTGCCGACGATCTCTGGATCTGCTTTGCGAAGCTGCCGCCCGGTCGAATGGCCGGATCGAGGTGGTCCTTGCGGGTATCCCGTCGCTTACCGAATTTGAAGATTTCTACGGTCAGGTCGAACACGCCGAGGGCGTGAAGTTTGCGGGCTCCTATTCAACCGACGAATTGCCCGAACTTTATTCTTCAGTGAATTTTGCCTGGTGTATCGATTTTTTCGAGGAAGGCCTGAACTCGGCGTGGCTCTTGCCCAATCGGCTCTACGAAGCGCTTTCGCACGCGGTGATCCCTGTGGCTCTTGTAGGTACGCAAACCGGGCATTGGCTTGGCAGGGCTGGCGTGGGACTGTGCCTGTCTGTTGCCGAGGATATAGCCGGTGTCATGAATTCGATGGACGGGTCCAAACTTGCGACACTTCGCAAGCAAATCTCCCGCCTCGATCCCGGAACGTATGCTTTCTCGCAATCGGACCACGAAAGCCTTGTGCGGCAATTGGCCGCAGCGGGGTGA
- a CDS encoding GumC family protein gives MATHIHAGSEPATTQSREGHNDFRKAPFLPDPGDLWAILRRRIWIFLAIAGTILILAIAYALLQPKIYSATASVLIEPGQPAVVDLQPVSPDLVPDTNVIDTEVEILSSPRLAGKVAESLDIGRYAEFGGGERSPVNDNTRPGTHPLASAVQRHVTIRRSGLTYLIGINARSRNPELAAAIANEYALQYLEQQKSGKLEVSQDAGEFLQGRLVDLRAKAANADAALHNYKIRNGLMSAEGATMAEQEVSVLNQEISAARADLAEKQGLLSAARSRVGRGGGGAQVPAALQSSTVAELRSREARLSGELANLEERYGGRHPQVLRAREEIADTRQQIQSQIDRILASLESDVVAARSRLGSLEASQSGARGSLEANDAAQVGFLELERSAEAARSIYEAFLKRAQEMGSQEGLIRADASIETLARVPRSPSSPNIPLIIALGATMALVGGLLGVAAGEYFDARIRTRSDVEDKLRIPYLGAVPELGSTTESAVRGVAPHDFLVEHPQSKFAESLRALGSALKLGTPDGARSLAITSALPREGKSTTSLCLARSLALSGKRTILVDCDSRRRAASEMLLPEKHVGLRGFLAGSLSLTDAVFVEDATGLSVLGSRVPKDDGSDLFASSRFSELLAQLEDNYKVVIVDTAPILGIAETRTLVRDVDATLVIARWRSTSIKAVDTAVDLLLTSEARVAGLALTQVDVRQHASTGQQDIYSYQEEFAGYYME, from the coding sequence TTGGCAACACACATTCACGCCGGCTCCGAGCCCGCAACAACTCAATCGAGAGAAGGTCATAATGACTTTCGAAAAGCCCCCTTCCTTCCCGACCCGGGCGATCTGTGGGCGATACTGCGGCGGCGCATCTGGATATTTCTCGCCATTGCCGGGACCATCCTCATTTTGGCGATCGCCTATGCCTTGCTTCAGCCAAAAATATATTCTGCAACGGCATCGGTGCTGATCGAACCGGGTCAGCCGGCAGTCGTCGATTTGCAGCCGGTTTCGCCCGATTTGGTTCCGGATACCAACGTGATCGATACGGAGGTCGAAATCCTGTCCTCTCCTCGCCTCGCAGGGAAGGTGGCCGAAAGTCTCGATATTGGAAGGTATGCGGAGTTCGGAGGCGGTGAGCGTTCGCCGGTAAATGACAATACCCGTCCCGGCACACATCCGCTCGCCAGCGCCGTCCAGCGCCATGTCACAATCAGGCGTTCGGGTCTCACCTACCTCATCGGCATCAACGCCAGGTCCCGCAATCCCGAACTGGCAGCGGCCATTGCGAACGAATATGCCCTCCAGTATCTGGAACAACAGAAGTCCGGGAAACTGGAAGTTTCCCAGGACGCGGGCGAATTTTTGCAAGGTCGACTTGTCGATTTGCGCGCCAAGGCAGCGAATGCCGATGCCGCACTACACAACTACAAGATCCGCAATGGCCTCATGAGCGCAGAAGGCGCGACGATGGCAGAACAGGAAGTGTCCGTTCTCAACCAGGAAATTTCTGCAGCGCGCGCAGATCTGGCAGAGAAGCAAGGCCTGCTGTCGGCAGCAAGAAGCAGGGTTGGACGCGGTGGTGGCGGGGCGCAGGTTCCGGCCGCACTACAATCGAGTACGGTTGCCGAATTGCGCTCCCGCGAGGCTCGCTTGAGTGGCGAACTGGCCAATCTCGAGGAGCGCTATGGTGGACGCCATCCGCAAGTGCTGCGTGCGAGAGAGGAGATTGCGGACACCAGACAACAGATCCAGAGCCAGATCGACCGGATCCTGGCCTCGCTGGAGTCCGATGTCGTGGCGGCACGTTCGCGTCTCGGTTCGCTCGAAGCCAGCCAAAGCGGTGCCCGCGGCTCGCTGGAAGCCAACGATGCAGCGCAGGTGGGTTTCCTGGAGCTGGAGCGCAGCGCGGAGGCCGCCCGCTCGATCTACGAAGCTTTCCTCAAACGCGCGCAGGAAATGGGTTCGCAAGAAGGCCTGATACGCGCCGATGCCTCGATCGAAACGCTGGCTCGCGTGCCACGTTCTCCCTCCTCCCCCAATATTCCTCTGATAATTGCGCTGGGGGCGACCATGGCCCTTGTCGGGGGGCTGTTGGGTGTCGCCGCAGGCGAATATTTCGACGCCCGGATCAGGACCCGCTCCGACGTGGAGGACAAGCTGCGTATCCCCTATCTCGGTGCCGTTCCGGAACTCGGAAGCACCACGGAAAGCGCGGTGCGAGGCGTGGCACCGCACGATTTTCTCGTCGAACACCCTCAATCTAAGTTCGCCGAGTCCCTGCGTGCTTTAGGCTCGGCGCTCAAGCTGGGGACGCCCGATGGCGCAAGAAGCCTGGCAATAACTTCGGCCCTGCCACGTGAAGGCAAGTCGACCACTTCGCTTTGCCTCGCCCGATCTTTGGCCCTATCCGGCAAGCGCACCATCCTTGTCGATTGCGACTCCCGCAGGCGCGCGGCCAGCGAAATGCTGTTGCCGGAAAAGCACGTGGGCCTTCGCGGCTTTCTGGCTGGCTCACTATCGCTGACTGATGCAGTCTTCGTGGAAGATGCGACAGGATTGTCCGTTCTCGGGTCGCGTGTACCGAAGGACGACGGAAGCGACCTATTTGCTTCATCCCGGTTCTCCGAACTTCTCGCACAGCTAGAAGACAACTATAAAGTGGTTATCGTCGATACCGCGCCGATCCTGGGCATTGCGGAGACGAGGACGCTGGTGAGAGACGTTGATGCCACACTGGTGATCGCTCGATGGAGATCGACTTCGATCAAGGCGGTCGACACTGCGGTGGACCTGCTCCTTACATCCGAGGCACGTGTTGCGGGCCTCGCGCTAACACAGGTCGATGTGCGGCAACATGCAAGCACCGGGCAGCAGGACATCTACAGCTATCAGGAAGAATTTGCCGGCTACTACATGGAATAA
- a CDS encoding outer membrane beta-barrel protein, whose amino-acid sequence MVRIAKTTTAMVLILSAAPVAAQSIDDRSASDETLEGYRPVGARIGSFMLHPSVDAFVEYDDNPLALPDASSDDEILTVRGKVEARSLWRRHRLRGVAYVDQSLHRRWSSEDALEAGARVEGTFDISRDLSLRGYVAADALSESRSSIGSIERSREPSRFSRKNTLVAVDWSLRPIEVTGEAEITELDFRDGVSFEGNPIEQDFRDSRYGRLSGRVAYEFAPRLSALVRAQIDRFEYTSAEESGLQADRDSTGYKLEAGGRIELTRLLFVEARAGILRRESDSPAFADISGVSYGGHVDWNVTPLTDVRFFFDREIEEGGSRLTTGNLRSQARLNVRHELLRNFVIEADARIARIRTLGAIDVAADEVAGELSGIYYANRRLRIVGSLRYFDRSSDADFFRTFERKRAMLGVRLAF is encoded by the coding sequence ATGGTGCGCATCGCGAAGACCACAACTGCCATGGTCCTGATCCTGTCTGCCGCTCCCGTCGCCGCACAAAGCATCGACGATCGGTCCGCAAGCGACGAAACGCTCGAAGGATACCGCCCCGTCGGGGCGAGGATCGGCAGTTTCATGCTTCATCCAAGTGTCGATGCTTTCGTCGAATATGACGACAATCCGCTGGCCTTGCCGGATGCAAGTTCGGACGATGAGATACTCACTGTTCGCGGGAAAGTTGAAGCTCGATCTTTGTGGCGGCGACATCGGCTACGCGGCGTCGCTTACGTGGATCAATCGCTGCACCGTCGGTGGAGCAGCGAGGATGCGCTGGAAGCCGGCGCCCGGGTTGAGGGCACATTCGACATAAGCCGCGACCTTTCGCTCCGAGGTTATGTCGCCGCAGATGCCCTATCCGAAAGCCGCTCCAGCATCGGGAGCATCGAACGGTCCCGCGAACCTTCCCGCTTTTCCCGCAAAAATACTCTGGTGGCGGTGGATTGGTCGCTGCGTCCGATCGAGGTAACCGGCGAAGCCGAAATCACAGAACTCGATTTCCGGGATGGCGTGTCCTTCGAGGGAAATCCCATAGAACAGGATTTTCGCGATTCCAGATATGGCCGTTTGTCGGGGAGAGTGGCTTATGAATTTGCGCCACGCCTTTCTGCCCTGGTCCGCGCCCAGATCGACAGGTTCGAATACACCTCGGCTGAAGAAAGCGGACTTCAGGCGGACAGGGACTCGACGGGCTACAAGCTGGAGGCCGGAGGCCGGATCGAACTCACCCGCTTGCTGTTTGTCGAAGCGCGTGCTGGCATCTTGCGCAGGGAAAGCGACTCTCCCGCCTTTGCGGACATCTCCGGAGTCTCCTACGGCGGCCACGTAGACTGGAACGTGACCCCCCTGACCGATGTAAGGTTCTTTTTCGATCGCGAGATCGAGGAGGGTGGCTCGCGTCTGACGACCGGCAATCTTCGGAGCCAGGCTCGCCTCAACGTCCGCCATGAACTGCTGCGCAATTTCGTGATCGAGGCGGATGCACGCATCGCGCGTATCAGAACACTCGGCGCTATCGATGTTGCTGCAGACGAGGTAGCGGGCGAGCTGTCAGGCATCTATTATGCCAACCGCCGACTGCGCATCGTCGGATCGCTGCGGTATTTCGACCGCAGCTCGGACGCGGATTTCTTCCGGACGTTCGAACGCAAGCGAGCGATGCTGGGTGTTCGCCTCGCTTTCTGA
- a CDS encoding ABC transporter ATP-binding protein: MPKEQGNGRKSFPALLRMIFRHDTKGFFSALTLMVIAGLAEGLSLLMVLPLLANFEASSGAARDQIPLVWEISLSLEQLLAVVVALVVSQALLSRYKNIYLANHLFGLLNAVRLDLFSRVSSMRWDYLVSRRQADLHHLMTTDVERIYAAAFATMMLLQTSILLLIYLCVSWLISPAMTLLATLLGAVIFAVLAPLRRRAARFGIERTVNKRAQYRTIGEFLGGLKTAKIHNAEDAFRANLAGNLETVRDESVGYMRLASLGGVVSQTLSAVAVAAILYVGLLHLQLSLAVLVTFLFILMRLSPRFLSLQNGAQDIISNLPVFIEIERLKKDFEGLGEPVAVIASHGDPVLRQAISFDRVSFAYPGNDDRPSLNEISFELVAGSSCALVGRSGSGKSTLADLVTGLMIPTSGAIAIDGHYLDRGSLRSWRSRVAYVPQNAFLLHGDIATNLRLARQDASERELTEALALAGADDFVRELPLGMKTVIGDDGAFLSGGQRQRIALARALISRPQLLVLDEATSALDWESQNAILSTLEKLRGIVTVLVIAHRPQMVAAADFVIALEAGRLVEQGSPDELAGADGIVGRMLSSDIPSAPPVSPGVHATNLI; encoded by the coding sequence ATGCCGAAAGAGCAAGGTAACGGCAGGAAGTCCTTCCCCGCGCTTCTGCGAATGATTTTCAGGCACGATACGAAAGGATTCTTCAGCGCACTTACCTTAATGGTGATTGCGGGTCTCGCCGAGGGCCTCTCGCTGCTTATGGTTTTGCCCTTGCTGGCGAATTTCGAAGCCTCGTCAGGCGCGGCTCGTGACCAAATCCCGCTCGTTTGGGAAATCTCGCTGTCACTCGAACAGTTGCTGGCTGTCGTTGTCGCGCTGGTCGTGTCGCAGGCGTTGCTGAGCCGCTACAAGAACATATATCTCGCCAACCACCTGTTCGGCCTGCTCAACGCAGTACGGCTCGATCTTTTCTCGCGAGTCTCGTCGATGCGTTGGGACTATCTTGTCAGCCGCAGGCAGGCCGATCTGCACCATCTCATGACCACCGATGTGGAGCGCATTTATGCGGCGGCTTTTGCCACAATGATGTTGCTGCAGACCTCGATACTACTGTTGATCTACCTCTGCGTCTCCTGGCTGATAAGTCCTGCCATGACACTCCTTGCGACCCTCTTGGGGGCCGTCATCTTTGCGGTTCTTGCGCCGCTCAGGCGTCGTGCAGCGCGTTTCGGCATTGAACGGACGGTCAACAAACGCGCGCAATATCGCACGATCGGCGAATTTCTGGGCGGCCTCAAAACAGCCAAGATCCACAACGCCGAAGACGCGTTTCGCGCCAATCTGGCGGGGAACCTTGAGACTGTGCGCGATGAATCGGTGGGCTATATGCGTTTGGCTTCGCTGGGCGGAGTGGTGTCGCAGACCCTTAGTGCTGTCGCTGTGGCTGCCATTCTCTATGTGGGCCTTTTGCACCTGCAACTTTCGCTGGCCGTTCTGGTGACGTTCCTGTTCATCCTCATGCGCCTCTCGCCGCGATTTCTCAGTCTGCAGAACGGCGCGCAGGACATCATCTCAAATCTCCCTGTGTTCATCGAAATCGAGAGATTGAAAAAGGACTTCGAGGGCCTTGGTGAGCCGGTGGCGGTCATTGCGAGCCATGGGGATCCGGTTCTTCGTCAGGCTATCTCGTTCGACCGGGTTTCCTTTGCCTACCCAGGTAACGATGATCGGCCATCGCTGAATGAAATCAGTTTCGAATTGGTTGCCGGATCGTCTTGCGCCTTGGTCGGCCGTTCCGGTAGCGGGAAAAGCACACTGGCCGATCTTGTTACCGGTCTCATGATCCCGACCAGTGGCGCGATCGCTATCGACGGCCACTATCTCGATCGCGGTTCCCTTCGCAGCTGGAGATCGAGAGTCGCTTATGTGCCGCAGAATGCCTTCTTGTTGCATGGGGATATCGCCACCAATCTCAGGCTTGCTCGGCAGGATGCTTCCGAACGTGAACTGACGGAGGCACTGGCGCTTGCCGGAGCGGACGATTTCGTTCGCGAATTGCCCTTGGGAATGAAAACCGTCATCGGTGACGATGGCGCGTTCCTGTCCGGCGGGCAGCGACAAAGGATTGCCCTTGCGAGGGCATTGATCTCCCGTCCGCAGCTTCTGGTTCTGGATGAGGCGACCAGCGCTCTCGATTGGGAAAGCCAGAATGCGATCCTCAGTACATTGGAGAAACTGCGCGGTATCGTCACGGTGCTGGTCATCGCGCATCGTCCACAAATGGTGGCCGCAGCCGATTTCGTGATCGCTCTCGAAGCCGGCAGATTGGTGGAGCAGGGAAGCCCTGACGAGTTGGCAGGTGCTGACGGCATAGTGGGAAGGATGCTCTCGTCCGACATCCCGTCCGCACCACCCGTCTCGCCCGGAGTACACGCAACTAACCTGATTTAG
- a CDS encoding phosphoenolpyruvate carboxykinase (ATP): protein MILAPDHQASQEVEHRLFHYRAFGLRVGSAFALPELAVSAITEVDVVFLRGKDGCDFTGFPTEGQFLFSESETILVWPELGCFRIADRSRVVVDLAAGADPELLGFALLGPVMALVLQARKAFVLHGSALAIGGQGIAFLGDKGAGKSTTAASLVNAGHELLTDDILALSGSKLKMIQPAFAQVKLSSAAASVHRPAGSARRPAVMRVPDKDRYTLAAGFSAKPTRLRKIYLLATGSQLAAESLPVNLRFKALLRFSYVTRFGPQALDGDAARRHLDQCTQVAETSDIAILTVPRSLERLGEIASFLLEDLRE, encoded by the coding sequence GTGATACTGGCTCCCGATCATCAAGCGTCGCAGGAGGTGGAGCATCGATTGTTTCACTACCGCGCCTTCGGATTGCGCGTCGGATCGGCATTTGCGCTTCCCGAACTCGCTGTGTCAGCGATTACGGAAGTCGATGTTGTTTTTCTAAGGGGAAAGGATGGATGCGATTTTACCGGGTTCCCGACAGAAGGTCAGTTTCTCTTCAGCGAAAGCGAAACTATTCTTGTTTGGCCTGAACTTGGGTGCTTCCGTATCGCAGACAGGTCGCGCGTAGTGGTCGATCTGGCGGCCGGTGCCGATCCGGAGCTGCTAGGTTTTGCTTTGCTCGGCCCGGTCATGGCCCTGGTGTTGCAGGCGCGAAAAGCGTTCGTGCTTCACGGAAGCGCTCTGGCTATCGGCGGACAGGGCATCGCGTTTCTTGGTGACAAGGGTGCGGGAAAATCAACAACTGCAGCCAGCCTCGTCAATGCGGGCCATGAATTGCTCACCGACGATATACTCGCCCTTTCCGGCAGCAAGCTGAAGATGATCCAGCCGGCCTTCGCACAGGTCAAGCTTTCTTCCGCAGCCGCCAGTGTTCACCGACCGGCGGGTTCTGCAAGGAGGCCAGCCGTGATGCGGGTGCCTGACAAGGACCGCTATACTCTCGCAGCCGGTTTTAGCGCGAAGCCGACGAGGTTGCGGAAGATATATTTACTTGCGACGGGATCCCAGCTCGCCGCCGAATCCCTTCCTGTCAATTTGCGCTTCAAGGCTTTGCTGCGATTTTCCTATGTGACACGGTTCGGGCCCCAAGCGTTGGATGGAGATGCGGCGCGCAGACATCTGGACCAGTGCACCCAGGTCGCTGAAACCAGCGATATCGCCATTTTGACGGTACCACGCTCGCTTGAAAGACTGGGAGAAATCGCCTCCTTCTTGCTTGAAGACCTTCGGGAATAG